From the genome of Deltaproteobacteria bacterium:
GACCGGCTCCGGCACCTCCACGAACATGAACGTGAACGAGGTGCTGGCGAACCGGGCGAACGAGCTGCTCGGGAAGCCGCTGGGGGGGAACGCCCCGGTCCACCCGAACGACCACGTGAACCGGTGCCAGTCGAGCAACGACGTGATCCCGTCGGCGATCCGGATTGCGGCGCGGCGGGAACTGTCCGACCGGCTCCTCCCGGCGCTCTCCGCGCTGCGGGACGCCCTCTCGGGGAAGGCGGCGGAGTTCTCCGACGTCCTGAAGATCGGGAGAACCCACCTGCAGGACGCGGTCCCGGTGACGCTGGGGCAGGAGTTCTCGGGGTATGCCTCGCAGGTGGACCACGGGATCCGCAGGGTGAAGGCGGCCTTCGCGGACCTCGAAGAACTCCCGCTGGGCGGCACGGCCGTGGGGACGGGCCTGAACGCCCACCCGGAGTTCGCCGCGCGGACGATCGCGGAGATCGCCCGTTCGACCGGCGTTCCGTTCCGCCCGGCGGAGAACCGGTTCGAGGCGATGGGGGCGCAGGATCCGCTCGTGGCGGCCAGCGGCGCGCTGAAGGGCGTGGCGGCGTCCCTGATGAAGATCGCCCACGACGTGCGGCTCCTGTCGTCCGGACCCCGATGCGGGATCGGCGAGATCTCCCTGCCGTCGTTGCAGCCCGGCTCCTCCATCATGCCGGGGAAGGTGAACCCGGTGATCCTCGAGGTCGCGATCCAGGTGGCGGCGCAGGTGATCGGGAACGACGCGGCGGTAACCCTCGGCGGCGCCCTGGGGGTGCTCGAATTGAACGTGATGCTCCCGTTGATGGCGCGAAACGTGCTGGAATCGGTCGGGCTTCTCTCCGCGTCGACGACGATGCTCGCTTCAAGGTGCGTCGCCGGGATCGTGCCGAACCGGGCGCGGTGCGCCGAGCTGATCGAGCAGAGCCTGGCGATGGTGACCCCGCTGGCGGTGCGGATCGGATATGACAAGGCGGCGGAGCTTGCCCACGAGGCGTACCACACGGGGAAGACGATCCGGGAATTGCTCACGGAAAAGGGGACTCTCCCCGCGGACGAGATCGACCGGATCCTCGACCCGCGGACGATGATCTGAAACGTAGCACAAACAACGGGAGAGTCCTCCGGAGGCGGCGCAGCCGATGGGGGGTCCCTTAAGGTGCCCCGGTCGGCGATTCCTTCCCGCAGAGGGCGCAGTGCGTCCACTCCGGCTCCACCGGCATCCGGCAGAACCGGCACACGTTCTGCCGGAAAGATCCGCAGTGGGGGCAGAAGAGGAACTTCGCGTCGATCATCCGCTCGCACCGGCCGCACCGCCGCTCGTGGCGCGTCTGCGGCCCGATCACCCGGAGCAGCTCCTCGAGGGTGGTCTCGCCCCGGTGAACCTTCTCGATGCCGTCCTCCATCAGCAGCTTCATCCCGCCGGCCCGCGCCATCTGGAGAAGCTCCGATTCCCTGTACCCCGTGCAGATATGGTGGCGGAAGTCGTCGTTCATCACGAACAGCTCGAACACGCCGGTCCGCCCGAGGTACCCGGTCTGCCCGCACCGGTCGCACCCTTTCCCCCGGTGCGTGGTCTCCCCGATGAGGCCCACGGGGAGGTTGAGCAGCGTCGACGTCTCGGAGTTCACCGGCTCCTCGGTCGCGCAGTGCCGGCAGATCTTCCGCACGAGCCGCTGGGCGAGGATACCCTCCAGCGCGGAGGCCATGAGGTACGGCTTGACCCCCATGTCGATCATCCTCGTGATCGAGGCCACGGAGTTGTTCGTGTGGAGCGTGGTGAGCACCATGTGCCCCGTCAGCGACGCCTTGAACGCCACGTCCGCCGTCTCGAAGTCACGGATCTCCCCCACCAGGATCACGTCGGGGTCCTGCCGCATCGTGGCCCGCAGGATCGACGCGAAGGTCGTCCCGGTCTTTTCCTGCACGTAGACCTGGTTCGCGTCCTCGAGGAAATACTCGACCGGGTCCTCGATCGTCTCGAAGCTCCGGGTGCTCTCGAGCATCGCCGAGAGGATCGAGTAGAGCATCGTCGTCTTCCCGCTCCCCGTCGGCCCCGTGGAGATGATCATCCCCTGGGGCTTCCGGATGATGGCGGTCATCCGCTTCAGGTCCCCCTCGTCGACGCCCAGCTCGTCGAGCTTGCGGATCGACGCCCGCTTGTCGAGGATCCGCATCACCGCCTTTTCGCCGTTGATCGTGGGCATGATCGAGACCCGGATGTCCACCGTCCGCGTCCCGGCCTTCACGCCGATCCGCCCGTCCTGCGGCTTGCGCCGTTCCGCGATGTCCATCTTCGCGAGGATCTTCAGGCGCGACACCGTCGCCGCGTGAAGCTCGGCCGGGACGAAGATCTTGTTGTGCAGGATCCCGTCGATCCGGTACCGCACGAGGGTGTACTTCGTCTTCGGCTCGATGTGGATGTCGCTGGCCTTGTACCGGATCGCCTCCGAGATGATGGCGTTCGTGATCCGGATGATCGGGGGAACCTTCGAGGAGCCGATCAGCTCGTTGATGTTCAGCGGCTTCTCGTCCTCGTCGATGACGATGTCGATCTCGTCCATCGGCTCCTTTTCGAAGATGTCCTCCAGACCGAAGTCGCGGGGCGTTTCCTGTTTGGCGACCGCCTCCTCGGGCGACCGCTCGCCGTACACCTTCCGGAGCACTTCCCGGACCTCCGAGGGGCGGGCGAGGAGCGGGACGACCTTCAGCCCCGTGATCTGCTCGATGCCGTCGCTCTTGACGATGTCCGAGGGGTCCGCCATCGCGATGGTGACCTGCTTCCCGTCCAGCGC
Proteins encoded in this window:
- a CDS encoding class II fumarate hydratase, whose amino-acid sequence is MATFRIEKDSMGEVRVPAKAYYGAQSQRAVENFPVSGRGMPMPVVYAVALVKGLAAEVNAGLGILPTPLAEVISRAAREVLEGKFDDQFVVDVFQTGSGTSTNMNVNEVLANRANELLGKPLGGNAPVHPNDHVNRCQSSNDVIPSAIRIAARRELSDRLLPALSALRDALSGKAAEFSDVLKIGRTHLQDAVPVTLGQEFSGYASQVDHGIRRVKAAFADLEELPLGGTAVGTGLNAHPEFAARTIAEIARSTGVPFRPAENRFEAMGAQDPLVAASGALKGVAASLMKIAHDVRLLSSGPRCGIGEISLPSLQPGSSIMPGKVNPVILEVAIQVAAQVIGNDAAVTLGGALGVLELNVMLPLMARNVLESVGLLSASTTMLASRCVAGIVPNRARCAELIEQSLAMVTPLAVRIGYDKAAELAHEAYHTGKTIRELLTEKGTLPADEIDRILDPRTMI
- a CDS encoding ATPase, T2SS/T4P/T4SS family, whose amino-acid sequence is REIAKRQQSKIKNYAALFDENRAVAGNILIRSGIVRKADLDEATKSRLPGEILSETLTRLGVTSESSVVKAFQQFLNVDLIGLREVPINPEVVKFLPRDLCERNRMVPVALDGKQVTIAMADPSDIVKSDGIEQITGLKVVPLLARPSEVREVLRKVYGERSPEEAVAKQETPRDFGLEDIFEKEPMDEIDIVIDEDEKPLNINELIGSSKVPPIIRITNAIISEAIRYKASDIHIEPKTKYTLVRYRIDGILHNKIFVPAELHAATVSRLKILAKMDIAERRKPQDGRIGVKAGTRTVDIRVSIMPTINGEKAVMRILDKRASIRKLDELGVDEGDLKRMTAIIRKPQGMIISTGPTGSGKTTMLYSILSAMLESTRSFETIEDPVEYFLEDANQVYVQEKTGTTFASILRATMRQDPDVILVGEIRDFETADVAFKASLTGHMVLTTLHTNNSVASITRMIDMGVKPYLMASALEGILAQRLVRKICRHCATEEPVNSETSTLLNLPVGLIGETTHRGKGCDRCGQTGYLGRTGVFELFVMNDDFRHHICTGYRESELLQMARAGGMKLLMEDGIEKVHRGETTLEELLRVIGPQTRHERRCGRCERMIDAKFLFCPHCGSFRQNVCRFCRMPVEPEWTHCALCGKESPTGAP